A stretch of DNA from Tigriopus californicus strain San Diego chromosome 11, Tcal_SD_v2.1, whole genome shotgun sequence:
TCGGTCGGAAGCTGACCTTCATCCTGGGCTGCTTGATCGGAGTGATAGGATGCATTTGGATCAAAGTGGGCTGCCAGATGAACACTAACGGAGTGGGCATAGAGATCTACGGCGTAGCCGTGGTGGTGGGCGTCGGCGGCTCGACCATGCTCATCACGAGCTTGTCGTCCACAGCCGATCTGATCGGGATCAACAACGACTCCGGGGCCTTTGTCTACGGGGCCATGAGTCTCTTGGACAAGATCTCGAATGGCGTGGCCGTCATAGTGATCCAGCAATTCATTCCCAGCAACACGGACACGTGCATTCTGTGTCGTGAGTACTTTCGTGATATTCTTTTCTTCGTGTGCGGAGGTGCGGCTCTCTTGGGCGCCCTGTCCATGGCCGGGTTATACCCGTTCACCCTGGGACAACGTGCCCGGGATTTGAGAGCCCGAGCCTACGAGAGTCTGCCCGGGAATTCGTATCCGGAAATTGGAGCATCTAGTGAGGAGCGTGAGCCCATCCTGTCGTGAACATGTTGATATCTGTCTATCTTGATACAGTTTTGTCGAGATTTCATTATTCACTTTTTTACCCCACCCGTTATTCAAATGAGATGATAATGAAGTATTCTGTCCTTGACGCTATCCAAGTCAAAATTGTCCCACCCGTTGTCACAAAGCTACCTTCAATGTCATACTTTACCGAGATCATCATTGAGCCTCGCGATATTCTCGAATCTACGAAATAGCAAACAGCTTTCGAAAGCAATGCTGAACAATAATAGTCTTGTTGATCTGACCgaaacaataaacaacaaaCAGCAGTATAACAATGTACTAGTCCATAGAAATCTATTTTAAAATCTAAGCATGTACTTGTGTTCCATAACGTATATATTCCTTCATTCAAGAGTCGCTCTCTTCGTGTCATAATATCCGTTAAAGTTGAGGCAGAGCAACAAATCGTAGAGGTGGTGTTCGTAACCTCTCACAGCCAGTTTTTGCAccactgaaatgaaaaatacgCGATGGgcttcaataaaaaaaaaggctcTTCTTAAATTCCAATTCAACAAGTAATCGAACGGTCAAGCTGAttcaaagaaatatatatTCACATGCAAACCCGCTCCGATTTCGGGAGTGGCTAGCCTTAAATCAACATCTTCATCCCCTAAGTTGTGAATCCGAATCCGGAGGAAATCGAAGTTAAAACACCTCGTTCTTACAAATACCCAATTTTACCTTTTGCTTCGTCGTTTAAATATCCATTCTGAAGGGCGGTGCATGAATAAGTGTAAAAAGTGGGTGGGTGGAGTGTTGTTGTGCACATTAGTTGAATCAATCCGAGTGTATTTGCCCCACTTACCTGTGTACAGAAACTTGGAGTACTCCTGAAACACCCGGTATGCTTCCTGGATTTGCGAGTATGCCGGGTGTTTGGCCTCTCCAGACTCCAGGATCCAAGGCTGACTTGTCAGGAGTAACGAGAACTTGACCACAATGTTGAAAATGTCGATGATGATCTTCTGAACGGGCTTGGCCTTCTTATTTAAGATGCACCTAAAACACGGCAACACCGTTAGAAAAGGACATGATTACGATCAATGAGTCTGCGAGGATGTAAAGTTCTACGTACCTGAAAAGGATTTTGTTCAAGTATTTCATATGAGCATCGTAGAGGGAATCCAACGATTTGACTTGCTCGCGAATCGCTTTCTCGAACTCGCCCCAAGACACGTCCAACACTTGCGTGGTCACGTAATCTTGCGTGATGGTCACGAAATTCAACATCTCGTGCCGCATCAGGTGGATCTGACGGATCTGCGAGCAATGCTCCAATCCTCCTGTAAAGAAGAACCACATGGGTTTGGAGCGAGTGCCAATCAATGATGCATCATTGCATCATTGGATCATTGGACACTGGTATCAAGGAAAGCCACTTACGGAGATGCTTGAGATCGAAAAAGACCTGCTCCAATCCCCAGGCCGCTTTCCTCAATTGGAGCAGGAACTTGAACACGTCCCCGTACATTTCTACGGTCTCGGGcgtgatgatgatgttggtggGCCACGTGGTGCGGTAGCCCAACTTCAGACAATCCAAGATGTCCTTGGCGTCGTTGTAGTCGTGGAAGGTGAACCCCACGTTCTGGGCTTTCCCGTGTTTCCCGTCTTTCCGCCCTTGGACCGAGGTCATGAGCGAGTTCTCCACAATCCGGTTGAGCGTCACCGGATTGAGGATCTCGCTGGCGGTCTTGGCCTCCGACACCTCGCTGAAGATGGACCTGGCCAAGTGCTGAGCGAACTCGCCGTCATGAAGGAGCAAGTAGCTCCTCAGAGCCTTGAGCTCGTCCATGAGTTGGGCTTCCACCAACATGTAGTTCAACATGGACTCGTTCACCACTTGGAGTTGGGCTCTCAATGGGATCAGGATCGAGTTCTCCATGAGCATGGACAGTGGAGTGAAGGCTTGAGGGTCGAACTCCTTTCCCGGTGGATGAGGCGTGTCGAAAAACGAAGAGAACCGTTGAACCTCGGGGGCTCCCAAATTCGGGAAGCTCTGTGCGTATGGCCGCACTTTCAAACGGGCTtcgatcaaatcaaattgggtCTGATGAGAAGGTGTGATCGGGCTCTGCGAGACCTTGCCCTTCTTCGCGAACCTGGATGGATAGAGGACCTCTTCAATCGTCTTGGAGGAGGTCACGGCTCTGCGTCGCCCATCGATCACCGAGAGATCCGTGGGGCGGGCACGGGTTCGTCGTGTTGTGGGATTGCCGTTGTCATCGGTGGTGTGTTCACCATTGGAGGGACTCTTTTCCAATGCCGAGCTCAAGGACACGTAGATTGGCGGTTCTTGAGGCTTTCGAACGGCGGCCAAATTGTCGAGGGCCTCGATCTTCTTGTCGCTCTCGGCGTTCTCGATGAAGGAATCGGGTCGTTTTCGCTTTTGCGAGGAATTCAACTTGGATGATCGCCGAGAGAATCGCGACGAGTCGGTTTGCGGTTCTGAatcggaggaggaggaggactcGACTCGCCAGTGAGACAGACATTGTTCCCGCACCCAAACCGGGAGTGTGTTGAAGTCCTCGGTGAGGATCCTGTGCTGCATGTCGTCGGAGAATGTGAAGAAATCGCCAAGGATCGCCGTGACCACATTGGACTCCTCATCCTCGAGGACGAGCACAATATTCCGTTGCTCGTCCTCTTTCACCTTGAGCCTTTTCCAGCGGGTCTCCGAGGCCGACTGCTGGACTCGTCTGGCCTCGTCCTCCAACATTTGGATCCTCTTCAGTTCCActtgtgttttcttgttctcTTTTCGCCAGAAGAGGATTCGCTGGCTTTTGAGTTCCATTCGGCGAATTCGCCAATCGTTTCGAATCTCTCGCTGATGAGCGGCTCGCATTCTTCGCTGATTGAGGGCCTCTTGTTCGGccttttcggcctgctctttgAGCACATCCTGGGCGGCTTTCTGGGCCGCCAATCGGGCGAACTGGCGATCCTCGGCTCGCTTGAGCTCCTTCTCAGCTTCTTTGCGGCGTTTCTCCTCGAGCATTTGGTCTCGCAACTCTTCAAAGGCCAGCCGTTTGCGGCGATCTTCTTGTTCTAGGACACTCTTCCGATGCTCTCGGATCTTGTCCAATTGCTCTTTGTGTCGTCGACGAGCCACTTGGAGCACCTCTTTCTCCTCCGCTAATTCCAGCTCCAATTGTTTCTTGAGCGTGCAACTCTTGTCTTCCGCCAGAGATCTCATGGATTGAACGTACGCCGCACAATTGGCCTTTAATCGGGTTTGCTAAAGGAAACAACACATGAAAGGCCAACTTCAGATGCTATTAACTATCAAACTAGGGCTACATACAGGTTGATGACAAGGGGTCGGAAAAGCAAGCTATGAACCAAGGCAGTAGAGTGtgaaaatttgatcaaatcaaCCAGTtattttggtgttttttgTCACGTACgcagaagaaagaaagaaatctgAAGAGCAAGGTGGGGAAAACTAGCGCATTAGGCCGACTGAGTGGCTAGAAACACACATACCTCGATGGGCGTGACCAGCAACTGGATGGTGGGCTGACCCAAGACCAGAGGCGAGCACAAGTGATGGGCGGGCGAGCACAGCTTGAGCAGATGCATGGACTTGCCGCACACGTACACCTGGTGTTGGATCTCATTGATGAAATTCCCACCCCCACAAATACTGGCGTCCAAGGGCAAATCGGCCACCGTGTGCGCATTGGTCCAAAACATGCGGTTGCGTGACATCAGAAACGCCGCATTGGACCCGATGCCGAACTCGTTGAACTCATCCTGGCACATGCCTTGGAAGATCCAGCGCTCAAGGAATCGGAAGTAAGGATGAGCGCTCTGCTTGAGCAGCGAGACCATCACATAGTAGAGATCCTGGGTGTGGATGTGCAGGGTGCGATCAAACAGATAGCACAACAATTGAATGCCCACGGGTAAAGGCTCGGGGTGGTCATCACCCAATTGGCACAACCGACCTAGAAACTGAATCTGAATGGCTAACGGTCGCAGAGCCGAGAGCAGATCCAAAAGGCGCGTTTTGACCCGCACGATATTGAGCACGGCCGTGCGGTAGCCGCGCAAATATTGACCCAGTCCGCGGAGAAAGCCGGCCAATACTAAACCCACGTGGCGAGGGCCGGAGGCGGCACTGGGATGGCTTTCGAGGTCAGAGAATTGTTCTAATCGGCGGCAAAAAGCCCCGCACACCAACAACTCTTGGAGGGCCGAGGCTACGGCCTCCGGACTCAGCCCCGGTAAAGTGAGCCCACTGTGTCGGCAGTGAAAGGACTGGCTGGGCTGGTGGTAGCCAAAGGTTTGCGATTCGATGCCCATCATGAGATAGCCCATGTGACGGAGGAGGGTAGGGGCCGGTAGCACCACCAAATCCGGCCTGACCAAGCTCGGGTCCACGTGTTGCCATTGCGCCCAGCTGCAACGCCAAACGTGATGCATGGACGACAGACCCATTTCGGTCAGATAGGGCCGGGCTAAAGGCGGTTGGGGCGTGCCTAAGGCTTCCCACGTGCGATGGTCCGATATCTCGAGCGAGAGGAGGGCCAGCCACAGGTTGGGTTCGAGCTGGGGCGACGTGGGGGCGGCAGGCGGCGGGGAATCATAGCCTTCATCCGGCGGGTCGAGGCCCCCCGAGGTGGGCGGGGGCGGGGGACGGGCACACCGCAGGCCACGACGACCCTGCTCGTCTAAGGTCCAGGCTAAGGGCGGGATGGGCACCAAATCCGCGGGCTGGCTGGAGCTACTCAAGAAGGTCAAGCCCGTGCCGGGTGTGGTCGGTAATGTGACACGGGCCGGCCCCACGCCATCCGGCGGTTGCCGGGCGGGCCACGTGATTGGGCTATAGGGTCGGACGGCCGAACCCGTACGGCTGGTATCGTAAAAGGCTCGGTCCAGCCCCGGTTCAGGCAGTCGAGATGGGGTGGGTGGGACGAGGGGCGTGGTGGGGGGTTGAGCTAGGGCCACTAAGAGTTGGATGACGGGGGCGGCATCCGCAAGTTTTGATCTGGCCTGAGCGGCGCGCTGAATGGCGGCGGCCGCATCCGAGTGACCCGTGAATCGCAGCTGAAAGCACCAGGCCGCCAGCTGGTCCCAGACCGTCCCGACGGTGGGCGGGCCCGAGTCGGGCTGATCCCGGGATCGATATCGGAGTAGTGTGTGCATGGCGCGTGAGCGCCAGAGGCGGGCTGGGCCGGCGGGCCCATGGGGCGTGGTGAGTGGGACGGGGTGGAGTAGATGGGTGGTGAGTCGACCCAGATCGGCCCACAGTCCCCCGGCCTCCGGCTCCAGTGAGAAGCGAGTCGGGGGATCCATGCATCCAGACGTGGGTCAATCACTCAGGGGGCCCAGAGCCTGGGGCGGGTCTGAAGGCCAGGCCCAAGTGGCCCAGGTGGCCCAGGTGGGTCCAGCTTATCCCTGGAATAATAGGGCACCCATCCTGATGGTATCGAGTGGATCAATGGCTCAATGGCTCAATGGTTCCATGGTTCCAGGGCACTCACGGTGGATTCTGGGAATGGCCATGAGTTCAATCGCATGCTGATCGCAATCGCATATTATTCTGACATTCTGCAGGCACAGATCCGGAATGCAAGGAACTGAACAGGCGGGAATCCTTCAGTCCCGATTGGTTTGTTGACATGGAGTTGCGCCCTAGGCCCACCAGGGGGACACCATCAGGGTACTTTAGTTGCGGGATTATCAATTCAAGTTGGAGCATTG
This window harbors:
- the LOC131891005 gene encoding gamma-tubulin complex component 6-like isoform X1; translated protein: MDPPTRFSLEPEAGGLWADLGRLTTHLLHPVPLTTPHGPAGPARLWRSRAMHTLLRYRSRDQPDSGPPTVGTVWDQLAAWCFQLRFTGHSDAAAAIQRAAQARSKLADAAPVIQLLVALAQPPTTPLVPPTPSRLPEPGLDRAFYDTSRTGSAVRPYSPITWPARQPPDGVGPARVTLPTTPGTGLTFLSSSSQPADLVPIPPLAWTLDEQGRRGLRCARPPPPPTSGGLDPPDEGYDSPPPAAPTSPQLEPNLWLALLSLEISDHRTWEALGTPQPPLARPYLTEMGLSSMHHVWRCSWAQWQHVDPSLVRPDLVVLPAPTLLRHMGYLMMGIESQTFGYHQPSQSFHCRHSGLTLPGLSPEAVASALQELLVCGAFCRRLEQFSDLESHPSAASGPRHVGLVLAGFLRGLGQYLRGYRTAVLNIVRVKTRLLDLLSALRPLAIQIQFLGRLCQLGDDHPEPLPVGIQLLCYLFDRTLHIHTQDLYYVMVSLLKQSAHPYFRFLERWIFQGMCQDEFNEFGIGSNAAFLMSRNRMFWTNAHTVADLPLDASICGGGNFINEIQHQVYVCGKSMHLLKLCSPAHHLCSPLVLGQPTIQLLVTPIEQTRLKANCAAYVQSMRSLAEDKSCTLKKQLELELAEEKEVLQVARRRHKEQLDKIREHRKSVLEQEDRRKRLAFEELRDQMLEEKRRKEAEKELKRAEDRQFARLAAQKAAQDVLKEQAEKAEQEALNQRRMRAAHQREIRNDWRIRRMELKSQRILFWRKENKKTQVELKRIQMLEDEARRVQQSASETRWKRLKVKEDEQRNIVLVLEDEESNVVTAILGDFFTFSDDMQHRILTEDFNTLPVWVREQCLSHWRVESSSSSDSEPQTDSSRFSRRSSKLNSSQKRKRPDSFIENAESDKKIEALDNLAAVRKPQEPPIYVSLSSALEKSPSNGEHTTDDNGNPTTRRTRARPTDLSVIDGRRRAVTSSKTIEEVLYPSRFAKKGKVSQSPITPSHQTQFDLIEARLKVRPYAQSFPNLGAPEVQRFSSFFDTPHPPGKEFDPQAFTPLSMLMENSILIPLRAQLQVVNESMLNYMLVEAQLMDELKALRSYLLLHDGEFAQHLARSIFSEVSEAKTASEILNPVTLNRIVENSLMTSVQGRKDGKHGKAQNVGFTFHDYNDAKDILDCLKLGYRTTWPTNIIITPETVEMYGDVFKFLLQLRKAAWGLEQVFFDLKHLRGLEHCSQIRQIHLMRHEMLNFVTITQDYVTTQVLDVSWGEFEKAIREQVKSLDSLYDAHMKYLNKILFRCILNKKAKPVQKIIIDIFNIVVKFSLLLTSQPWILESGEAKHPAYSQIQEAYRVFQEYSKFLYTVVQKLAVRGYEHHLYDLLLCLNFNGYYDTKRATLE
- the LOC131891005 gene encoding gamma-tubulin complex component 6-like isoform X2; this translates as MDPPTRFSLEPEAGGLWADLGRLTTHLLHPVPLTTPHGPAGPARLWRSRAMHTLLRYRSRDQPDSGPPTVGTVWDQLAAWCFQLRFTGHSDAAAAIQRAAQARSKLADAAPVIQLLVALAQPPTTPLVPPTPSRLPEPGLDRAFYDTSRTGSAVRPYSPITWPARQPPDGVGPARVTLPTTPGTGLTFLSSSSQPADLVPIPPLAWTLDEQGRRGLRCARPPPPPTSGGLDPPDEGYDSPPPAAPTSPQLEPNLWLALLSLEISDHRTWEALGTPQPPLARPYLTEMGLSSMHHVWRCSWAQWQHVDPSLVRPDLVVLPAPTLLRHMGYLMMGIESQTFGYHQPSQSFHCRHSGLTLPGLSPEAVASALQELLVCGAFCRRLEQFSDLESHPSAASGPRHVGLVLAGFLRGLGQYLRGYRTAVLNIVRVKTRLLDLLSALRPLAIQIQFLGRLCQLGDDHPEPLPVGIQLLCYLFDRTLHIHTQDLYYVMVSLLKQSAHPYFRFLERWIFQGMCQDEFNEFGIGSNAAFLMSRNRMFWTNAHTVADLPLDASICGGGNFINEIQHQVYVCGKSMHLLKLCSPAHHLCSPLVLGQPTIQLLVTPIEQTRLKANCAAYVQSMRSLAEDKSCTLKKQLELELAEEKEVLQVARRRHKEQLDKIREHRKSVLEQEDRRKRLAFEELRDQMLEEKRRKEAEKELKRAEDRQFARLAAQKAAQDVLKEQAEKAEQEALNQRRMRAAHQREIRNDWRIRRMELKSQRILFWRKENKKTQVELKRIQMLEDEARRVQQSASETRWKRLKVKEDEQRNIVLVLEDEESNVVTAILGDFFTFSDDMQHRILTEDFNTLPVWVREQCLSHWRVESSSSSDSEPQTDSSRFSRRSSKLNSSQKRKRPDSFIENAESDKKIEALDNLAAVRKPQEPPIYVSLSSALEKSPSNGEHTTDDNGNPTTRRTRARPTDLSVIDGRRRAVTSSKTIEEVLYPSRFAKKGKVSQSPITPSHQTQFDLIEARLKVRPYAQSFPNLGAPEVQRFSSFFDTPHPPGKEFDPQAFTPLSMLMENSILIPLRAQLQVVNESMLNYMLVEAQLMDELKALRSYLLLHDGEFAQHLARSIFSEVSEAKTASEILNPVTLNRIVENSLMTSVQGRKDGKHGKAQNVGFTFHDYNDAKDILDCLKLGYRTTWPTNIIITPETVEMYGDVFKFLLQLRKAAWGLEQVFFDLKHLRGLEHCSQIRQIHLMRHEMLNFVTITQDYVTTQVLDVSWGEFEKAIREQVKSLDSLYDAHMKYLNKILFRCILNKKAKPVQKIIIDIFNIVVKFSLLLTSQPWILESGEAKHPAYSQIQEAYRVFQEYSKFLYTEWIFKRRSKSGAKTGCERLRTPPLRFVALPQL